The following are encoded in a window of Phocoena phocoena chromosome 2, mPhoPho1.1, whole genome shotgun sequence genomic DNA:
- the SERF2 gene encoding small EDRK-rich factor 2 isoform X3, producing MTRGNQRELARQKNMKKQSDSVKGKRRDDGLSAAARKQRDSEIMQQKQKKANEKKEEPK from the exons gCGGTAACCAGCGCGAGCTCGCCCGccagaagaatatgaaaaagcagaGCGACTCGGTTAAGGGAAAGCGCCGAGATGACGGGCTTTCTGCTGCCGCCCGCAAGCAGAG GGACTCGGAGATCATGCAGCAGAAGCAGAAAAAGGCAAACGAGAAGAAGGAGGAACCCAAGTAG
- the SERF2 gene encoding small EDRK-rich factor 2 isoform X1 yields MTRGNQRELARQKNMKKQSDSVKGKRRDDGLSAAARKQRVGIQQPHAEFCPIHFHLILCALHPPASCPFCPLVPPSAPSSLPPGTRRSCSRSRKRQTRRRRNPSSFVASCPTLLPFACVPGASPTTLAFSPVVLTGPSTDGIPFAQSLQRVPFVLPSPQVASLPLGHSWG; encoded by the exons gCGGTAACCAGCGCGAGCTCGCCCGccagaagaatatgaaaaagcagaGCGACTCGGTTAAGGGAAAGCGCCGAGATGACGGGCTTTCTGCTGCCGCCCGCAAGCAGAG GGTGGGAATACAGCAGCCACATGCTGAATTTTGTCCCATCCACTTCCATCTTATCCTTTGTGCCCTTCATCCCCCTGCATCTTGTCCCTTTTGCCCTCTGGTACCTCCCAGTGCCCCATCATCTCTACCCCCAGGGACTCGGAGATCATGCAGCAGAAGCAGAAAAAGGCAAACGAGAAGAAGGAGGAACCCAAGTAGCTTTGTGGCTTCGTGTCCAACCCTCTTGCCCTtcgcctgtgtgcctggagccagTCCTACCACGCTCGCGTTTTCTCCTGTAGTGCTCACAGGTCCCAGCACCGATGGCATTCCCTTTGCCCAGAGTCTGCAGCGAGTCCCTTTTGTGCTTCCTTCCCCTCAGGTAGCCTCTCTCCCCCTGGGCCActcctgggggtga
- the SERF2 gene encoding small EDRK-rich factor 2 isoform X2, whose amino-acid sequence MTRGNQRELARQKNMKKQSDSVKGKRRDDGLSAAARKQSAPSSLPPGTRRSCSRSRKRQTRRRRNPSSFVASCPTLLPFACVPGASPTTLAFSPVVLTGPSTDGIPFAQSLQRVPFVLPSPQVASLPLGHSWG is encoded by the exons gCGGTAACCAGCGCGAGCTCGCCCGccagaagaatatgaaaaagcagaGCGACTCGGTTAAGGGAAAGCGCCGAGATGACGGGCTTTCTGCTGCCGCCCGCAAGCAGAG TGCCCCATCATCTCTACCCCCAGGGACTCGGAGATCATGCAGCAGAAGCAGAAAAAGGCAAACGAGAAGAAGGAGGAACCCAAGTAGCTTTGTGGCTTCGTGTCCAACCCTCTTGCCCTtcgcctgtgtgcctggagccagTCCTACCACGCTCGCGTTTTCTCCTGTAGTGCTCACAGGTCCCAGCACCGATGGCATTCCCTTTGCCCAGAGTCTGCAGCGAGTCCCTTTTGTGCTTCCTTCCCCTCAGGTAGCCTCTCTCCCCCTGGGCCActcctgggggtga